In Urechidicola croceus, a single window of DNA contains:
- the aspS gene encoding aspartate--tRNA ligase, with amino-acid sequence MYRSHTNGELRLSHVNEEVILAGWVQKVRDKGFMIWVDLRDRYGITQLIFDEERTAKEIIEQAQKLGREFVIQVKGTVIERQAKNPNLPTGEVEILVSELTILNDSKTPPFTIEDDTDGGEDVRMKYRYLDIRRNPVRENLIFRHKVAQEVRKFLSDDGFIEVETPYLIKSTPEGARDFVVPSRMNEGQFYALPQSPQTFKQLLMVGGMDKYFQIVKCFRDEDLRADRQPEFTQIDCEMAFIEQEDILNVFEGLTRHLLKEINGVEIGDFPRMLYDDAMRLYGNDKPDIRFGMEFGDLNAVTQHKDFGVFNNAETVIGIAVPGGNAYTRKEIDNIIKWVKRPQVGALGMIYSRCNDDGSFKSSVDKFYDQEDLAKWAEITGAKAGDLVCVLSGDTNKVRAQMSALRMELAERLGLRDPKVFAPLWVIDFPLLELDEETGHYHAMHHPFTSPKPGQIELLDSKPGEVKANAYDLVLNGNEIGGGSIRIHDKETQAIMLKHLGFSEEEAKAQFGFLMDAFEYGAPPHGGLAFGLDRLVSILGGQETIRDFIAFPKNNSGRDVMIDAPAPIDDEQLTELSLKLNLKS; translated from the coding sequence ATGTATAGAAGTCATACGAATGGTGAATTGCGACTGTCGCACGTAAATGAGGAAGTTATACTTGCTGGATGGGTACAAAAAGTACGAGATAAAGGATTTATGATTTGGGTGGATTTACGTGATAGATACGGAATCACGCAACTGATTTTTGATGAAGAACGAACTGCGAAAGAAATTATTGAACAAGCGCAAAAGTTAGGTCGTGAGTTTGTAATTCAAGTGAAAGGAACCGTTATTGAACGTCAGGCGAAGAACCCGAATTTACCAACAGGTGAAGTCGAAATTTTAGTTTCAGAATTAACAATTTTAAATGATTCTAAAACACCTCCTTTTACAATTGAAGATGATACAGATGGCGGAGAAGATGTACGTATGAAATATCGTTATTTAGATATTCGTCGTAATCCTGTAAGAGAAAATTTAATTTTCCGTCATAAAGTAGCGCAAGAAGTTCGTAAGTTTTTATCGGATGATGGATTTATAGAGGTTGAAACACCTTATTTAATCAAATCTACTCCTGAAGGAGCACGTGATTTTGTTGTACCTTCTCGTATGAATGAAGGACAATTTTATGCATTACCTCAATCACCTCAAACCTTTAAACAATTATTGATGGTAGGTGGAATGGATAAGTATTTTCAAATTGTAAAATGTTTCCGTGATGAAGATTTAAGAGCCGATAGACAACCTGAATTCACACAGATAGACTGTGAAATGGCGTTTATTGAACAAGAAGATATTTTAAATGTTTTTGAAGGATTGACGCGCCACTTATTGAAAGAAATTAACGGTGTTGAAATTGGAGATTTCCCAAGAATGTTATATGATGATGCAATGCGTTTGTATGGAAATGACAAACCAGATATTCGTTTTGGAATGGAGTTCGGAGATTTAAATGCAGTAACACAACATAAAGATTTTGGTGTTTTTAACAATGCTGAAACTGTAATTGGAATTGCTGTTCCCGGAGGAAATGCCTACACAAGAAAAGAAATAGATAATATCATAAAATGGGTAAAACGCCCTCAAGTTGGTGCATTAGGAATGATTTATTCAAGATGTAACGACGATGGAAGTTTTAAATCATCAGTAGATAAATTTTACGATCAAGAAGACTTAGCGAAATGGGCTGAAATTACTGGCGCAAAAGCAGGTGATTTAGTGTGTGTTTTATCTGGTGATACAAATAAAGTAAGAGCACAAATGAGTGCTTTACGTATGGAATTGGCAGAGCGTTTAGGATTGAGAGACCCAAAGGTATTTGCACCATTATGGGTGATAGATTTCCCATTATTAGAGTTAGATGAAGAAACGGGTCATTACCACGCAATGCACCATCCGTTTACTTCACCTAAACCTGGACAAATTGAATTGTTAGATTCGAAACCAGGAGAGGTAAAAGCGAATGCATACGATCTTGTATTGAATGGAAATGAAATAGGTGGTGGTTCTATCAGAATTCACGATAAAGAAACACAAGCCATTATGTTAAAGCATTTAGGTTTTAGTGAAGAAGAAGCAAAAGCACAATTTGGATTCTTAATGGATGCTTTTGAATATGGAGCTCCTCCTCATGGTGGATTGGCATTTGGATTGGATCGTTTGGTTTCTATTCTTGGAGGTCAAGAAACGATCCGTGATTTTATTGCGTTCCCGAAGAACAATTCAGGACGTGATGTAATGATTGATGCTCCTGCTCCTATTGACGACGAACAATTGACTGAGTTGAGTTTGAAACTCAACCTAAAATCATAA
- a CDS encoding ion transporter, translating into MKEYTKGIVELNDNKKSRLFSLFIQFLIFVSIVTFSIETLPDLKPQTRVILKSIEAFCVIIFTIEYLLRIYVADSKRKFIFSFFGIIDFLAILPFYLAFGIDLRSLRVLRTLRLFRVLKLARYNKAINHFTKAIKYAREEILLFLFVTFLLIYLSAVGIYYFENQAQPDKFASIFDSLWWAIITLTTVGYGDVYPITVGGRVFTFMVLLLGLGIVAIPTGIISSALTKSIREDEFLEVENKK; encoded by the coding sequence GTGAAAGAATATACCAAAGGTATAGTAGAATTAAATGATAATAAGAAAAGCAGGCTTTTTTCTTTATTCATTCAGTTTTTGATATTTGTATCGATTGTTACCTTTTCTATAGAAACATTGCCGGATTTAAAACCACAAACACGTGTAATTCTTAAATCAATAGAAGCATTTTGTGTAATTATTTTTACTATTGAATACCTATTAAGAATATATGTTGCCGATAGTAAAAGAAAATTTATATTTAGTTTTTTTGGAATTATAGATTTTTTAGCCATTCTGCCATTTTATTTAGCATTTGGTATAGACTTAAGATCATTGAGGGTATTGCGTACTTTGAGATTATTTAGAGTGTTGAAGTTGGCGAGATACAATAAAGCTATTAACCATTTTACCAAAGCAATAAAATATGCACGAGAAGAAATATTATTATTTCTATTTGTTACTTTTTTACTGATTTATCTTTCGGCTGTTGGAATTTATTATTTTGAAAATCAAGCGCAACCAGATAAATTCGCTTCTATTTTTGATAGTTTATGGTGGGCAATAATTACGTTAACAACAGTTGGTTATGGAGATGTTTATCCAATAACTGTTGGAGGACGTGTGTTTACATTTATGGTATTATTACTAGGCTTAGGAATAGTTGCAATTCCAACAGGAATTATTTCTTCGGCTTTGACAAAATCAATAAGAGAAGATGAGTTTTTGGAAGTAGAAAACAAGAAATAA
- a CDS encoding chloride channel protein, with product MKIRFKNILTKFLIWKYKHISERNFIYVLSILVGLLAGIGTVTLKNITHFIQSLLEGKIISDYRTALYFIFPIIGLLLVYIYQKYILKKTISPGITSTLRSISKRNGIIEPYKIYAPLIAAPITAGFGGSVGLQGPAVSVASAIGSNISQLFHVNSKTRMLLIGCATAGAMASMFKAPIAAIIFAIEIFSLDLAFTSLIPLLLASVSAVITSYFFTGTDVLFGFDLKDQFEVKDIVFYILLGIGTGFASVYFSKMYFYITKFFSRFKNSFHRLIVGGIAIGTMLYFIPPLYGEGYGLINNLLHGDHIAALGKTPFDEHLDSIWVVILLLIGVTIFKAIAMTTTFAAGGVGGIFIPTLFMGSALGNVFAKVINNIGLGFYVSESNFTLIGMTGLMAGVLHAPLTAIFLIAEITGGYELFVPLMLVTAISFAITKYFIPNSIYTHVLAQKGQLITHDKDSNVLMMMQLDKIVETNFKSISVDEKLGDVLTKGVSKSTRNIFPIVNNENEFLGIILLDDIREIMFDARLYGTVTVKELMHNAPDVIDYNKDSMQIIMNKFKYSGAWNLPVIKDGKYYGFISKSKMLTVYRKKLIETTS from the coding sequence ATGAAAATACGCTTTAAAAATATTCTTACAAAATTCCTCATTTGGAAATACAAACATATTTCTGAACGTAATTTTATTTATGTTTTAAGTATTTTAGTTGGATTATTAGCAGGTATTGGAACAGTAACTTTAAAAAATATCACCCATTTCATCCAATCATTATTAGAAGGAAAAATTATTTCCGATTATCGTACAGCTCTATATTTTATTTTCCCTATCATTGGTTTACTTCTTGTTTACATCTATCAAAAATATATTCTTAAAAAAACTATAAGTCCAGGAATTACCTCAACTCTGAGATCTATTTCAAAGCGAAATGGAATTATTGAACCCTATAAAATTTACGCACCATTAATTGCCGCACCTATTACTGCAGGTTTTGGTGGTTCTGTTGGTTTACAAGGTCCAGCAGTGAGTGTAGCATCAGCAATAGGCTCAAATATTTCTCAACTTTTTCATGTCAATTCAAAAACAAGAATGTTATTAATTGGTTGTGCTACTGCTGGGGCAATGGCTTCAATGTTTAAAGCGCCAATTGCTGCAATTATTTTTGCGATTGAAATATTTAGTTTGGATCTGGCTTTCACATCACTAATCCCTCTTTTATTGGCATCCGTTTCGGCAGTTATTACTTCTTATTTTTTTACAGGAACTGATGTTTTATTTGGATTTGATTTAAAAGATCAATTTGAAGTAAAAGATATTGTTTTTTATATCTTATTGGGAATCGGAACTGGCTTTGCCTCAGTCTATTTTTCTAAAATGTATTTCTATATTACCAAGTTCTTTAGTCGATTTAAAAACTCATTCCATAGACTTATAGTTGGTGGTATTGCTATAGGAACTATGCTCTATTTCATCCCTCCACTTTATGGTGAAGGATACGGATTGATTAATAATTTACTACATGGAGACCACATTGCTGCACTTGGAAAAACTCCATTTGACGAGCATTTAGATAGTATTTGGGTTGTTATTTTATTACTAATAGGAGTCACCATTTTTAAAGCCATAGCAATGACAACCACTTTTGCTGCTGGTGGAGTTGGAGGTATATTTATTCCTACATTATTTATGGGAAGTGCACTCGGAAATGTTTTTGCCAAGGTGATAAATAATATTGGCTTAGGATTTTATGTTTCGGAATCAAATTTTACACTTATAGGAATGACAGGTTTAATGGCAGGAGTACTTCATGCGCCGTTAACAGCCATCTTCTTAATTGCTGAAATAACTGGAGGTTATGAATTATTTGTTCCATTGATGTTAGTAACTGCCATTTCATTTGCCATCACAAAATATTTTATTCCAAATTCTATATACACGCATGTTCTGGCTCAAAAAGGTCAATTAATTACACATGATAAAGATAGCAATGTATTAATGATGATGCAACTTGATAAAATTGTTGAAACCAACTTTAAATCAATCTCAGTTGATGAGAAATTAGGTGATGTACTGACCAAAGGAGTATCGAAATCTACTCGAAATATTTTTCCAATTGTCAACAATGAAAATGAGTTCTTAGGAATTATTTTATTGGATGACATAAGAGAAATCATGTTTGATGCTCGCCTTTACGGAACAGTGACTGTGAAAGAATTAATGCACAATGCTCCTGATGTTATCGATTATAATAAAGATTCTATGCAAATTATTATGAACAAGTTCAAATATAGTGGCGCTTGGAATTTACCAGTTATTAAAGACGGAAAATATTATGGTTTCATATCCAAATCTAAAATGCTAACCGTATATCGTAAAAAACTGATTGAAACTACTTCTTAG
- the glpQ gene encoding glycerophosphodiester phosphodiesterase yields the protein MLNRLLLISVLIMTVGCTNPKTTISKMNTHKIVIAHRGASGYLPEHTLEAKAMAHAMKPDYLEQDIVLSKDGFPVVFHDIYLDEITDVKSKFPKRKRIDDRYYVIDFTLEELRQLELIDRINVETGKFLYPYRYPTNRSSFKIHTLEEEIVMIQGMNYSTGKDIGIYPEIKEPAFHRKEGQDISVIVLEILRTYGYETISDNCILQCFDPVELKRIREDLNSELFLVQLMEGDYKESFLKEVRTYANGIGPWYKEILNGKDSEGKWQFSSLVRDAQELDLVVHAYTFRSDDLGEFKSFNELLNVGFNEMNLDGVFTDFPDKAVEFLESKK from the coding sequence ATGTTAAATAGATTACTATTAATTTCAGTTCTGATTATGACTGTAGGATGTACGAATCCTAAAACGACTATTTCTAAAATGAATACTCACAAAATTGTTATTGCTCACAGAGGAGCATCAGGTTATTTACCTGAACACACATTAGAAGCCAAAGCAATGGCACATGCCATGAAACCAGATTATTTAGAACAAGATATTGTTTTGAGTAAAGATGGCTTTCCTGTTGTGTTTCATGATATTTATCTTGATGAAATTACAGATGTCAAATCAAAATTTCCCAAAAGAAAAAGAATTGATGACCGTTATTATGTAATAGATTTTACCCTTGAAGAGTTAAGACAATTAGAATTGATTGATAGGATAAATGTAGAAACAGGAAAATTTTTATATCCTTATAGATATCCGACCAATAGATCAAGTTTTAAAATTCATACGTTAGAAGAGGAGATTGTAATGATTCAAGGTATGAATTATAGTACAGGAAAGGATATTGGGATATATCCAGAGATTAAAGAACCAGCATTTCATAGAAAAGAAGGTCAAGATATTTCAGTAATTGTTTTAGAGATATTAAGAACATATGGTTACGAAACGATAAGTGATAATTGTATTCTACAATGTTTTGATCCCGTTGAATTGAAACGTATACGTGAAGATTTAAATAGCGAATTATTTTTAGTTCAATTAATGGAAGGAGATTATAAAGAATCTTTTTTAAAAGAAGTACGGACATATGCTAATGGAATAGGTCCTTGGTATAAAGAAATTTTAAATGGAAAAGATTCGGAAGGGAAATGGCAATTCTCTTCATTGGTAAGAGATGCTCAAGAGTTAGATTTAGTAGTACATGCCTATACTTTTCGCAGTGATGATTTAGGCGAATTCAAATCGTTTAATGAATTACTAAATGTAGGGTTCAATGAAATGAACTTAGATGGTGTTTTTACTGATTTTCCTGATAAAGCAGTTGAATTTTTAGAGTCTAAGAAGTAG
- a CDS encoding nucleoside deaminase, which yields MESPFNDTYFMKRALQEAEMAFEKGEVPVGAVIVCKDQIIARAHNLTEMLNDVTAHAEMQAFTAAADFLGGKYLKDCTLYVTLEPCQMCAGASYWAQIGKIVFGARDDQRGYINLETKLHPKTKIVGGVLEEECGKLLTRFFIEKRNLN from the coding sequence ATGGAAAGCCCTTTTAACGACACATATTTTATGAAACGCGCCTTGCAAGAAGCCGAAATGGCTTTTGAAAAAGGTGAAGTTCCAGTTGGAGCAGTAATCGTTTGTAAAGATCAAATTATTGCTAGAGCACATAATTTAACTGAAATGTTGAATGATGTAACTGCTCATGCTGAGATGCAAGCATTTACGGCTGCTGCAGATTTTTTAGGCGGAAAATACTTAAAAGATTGTACTCTATATGTTACATTAGAACCTTGTCAAATGTGTGCCGGAGCAAGTTATTGGGCTCAAATAGGTAAAATAGTTTTTGGAGCACGAGATGATCAAAGAGGATATATCAATTTAGAAACAAAACTGCACCCTAAAACTAAAATTGTTGGAGGCGTTTTAGAAGAAGAGTGTGGTAAATTATTGACTCGTTTTTTTATTGAAAAAAGAAATTTAAATTAA
- the dxs gene encoding 1-deoxy-D-xylulose-5-phosphate synthase, giving the protein MKNNLLEHINIPQDLRNLSVDELPQLAKELREFIIDIVATKEGHLGASLGVVELTIALHYVFDTPNDLLVWDVGHQAYGHKILTGRKTIFHTNRQLGGISGFPKRSESEYDAFGVGHSSTSISAVLGMAIASKLKGESNKQHIAVIGDASIASGMAFEGLNHAGVTDANILIILNDNAMGIDPSVGALKEYFTNVKAGKSVRKNNIAEALNFNYSGPINGHDIHILLEELNRLKSIKGPKFLHITTTKGKGLRKAEKDQITYHAPGKFDKITGERILKSDDNSPPKYQDVFGLTLVELAEKNDKIVGITPAMPTGSSLKYMLEKFPERAFDVGIAEQHAVTLSAGLVTQGMIPYCNIYSTFLQRAYDQIIHDVAIQNLPVIFCLDRAGLVGEDGATHHGVFDIAYLRLIPNLVVYAPMNEAELRNILYTVQLGLEHPIAIRYPRGRGTTVDWKTSFKKIEIGKGKQLSQGEKIAVLTIGTVGNVIPKVKREFPTNTIAHFNMQFVKPLDEKLLHKIFKKFNLLITIEDGTIIGGFGSAILEFACTNNYQNKTIKRIGVPDNFIEHGKVDELYKIVGLDKESIVKEIEKLV; this is encoded by the coding sequence ATGAAAAATAATTTGCTCGAACATATTAACATTCCACAAGATTTACGAAATCTTTCGGTAGATGAATTACCTCAACTCGCTAAAGAGTTAAGAGAATTTATTATTGATATCGTTGCTACCAAAGAAGGTCATTTAGGAGCGAGTCTTGGAGTTGTTGAGCTAACAATTGCCCTTCATTATGTTTTTGACACGCCAAATGATTTATTAGTTTGGGATGTTGGCCATCAAGCATACGGACATAAAATTTTAACTGGACGTAAAACTATTTTTCATACCAATCGACAATTAGGTGGTATTTCAGGTTTTCCTAAAAGAAGTGAAAGTGAGTATGATGCTTTTGGTGTTGGACATAGTTCTACATCTATTTCTGCAGTTCTTGGAATGGCAATAGCATCAAAGTTAAAAGGAGAATCGAACAAACAGCATATAGCAGTAATTGGTGATGCGTCAATTGCATCAGGAATGGCTTTTGAAGGATTGAATCATGCCGGAGTTACCGATGCAAACATTTTAATAATTCTTAATGACAATGCAATGGGTATTGACCCAAGTGTTGGTGCATTAAAAGAATATTTCACGAATGTAAAAGCAGGAAAATCTGTTCGTAAAAATAATATTGCCGAAGCCTTAAATTTCAATTACTCTGGTCCTATTAACGGGCATGACATTCATATTTTATTAGAAGAATTAAACCGATTAAAGTCAATAAAAGGACCAAAATTTCTACATATTACAACTACTAAAGGAAAAGGGTTAAGAAAAGCAGAAAAAGACCAAATAACCTATCACGCTCCTGGAAAGTTCGATAAAATTACAGGTGAAAGAATTCTTAAGTCTGATGATAATTCTCCTCCAAAATATCAAGATGTATTTGGATTGACTTTGGTTGAACTAGCAGAAAAAAACGATAAAATTGTTGGTATAACACCTGCAATGCCAACAGGAAGCTCACTCAAGTATATGCTTGAGAAATTTCCAGAAAGAGCATTTGATGTTGGAATTGCCGAACAACATGCCGTTACACTTTCTGCTGGATTGGTAACTCAAGGAATGATTCCTTATTGTAATATTTATTCTACTTTTTTACAACGTGCATATGATCAAATAATTCATGATGTAGCAATTCAAAACTTACCAGTAATTTTTTGTTTGGACAGAGCAGGATTGGTTGGAGAAGATGGTGCAACTCATCATGGAGTTTTTGATATTGCCTATTTAAGGCTTATTCCAAACTTGGTAGTTTATGCTCCTATGAACGAAGCTGAATTGCGTAATATATTATACACAGTTCAACTTGGTTTAGAACATCCTATCGCTATACGTTATCCGAGAGGAAGAGGAACAACTGTTGATTGGAAAACATCATTTAAAAAAATTGAAATAGGAAAAGGAAAACAACTTTCACAAGGTGAAAAGATTGCCGTATTAACGATTGGGACTGTTGGTAATGTCATTCCTAAAGTTAAAAGAGAATTTCCAACAAATACAATTGCGCATTTCAACATGCAATTTGTAAAACCTCTAGATGAAAAATTATTACATAAAATATTTAAAAAATTTAATCTGTTAATAACTATTGAGGATGGAACAATTATTGGTGGATTTGGAAGTGCTATTTTAGAATTTGCATGCACTAATAACTATCAAAATAAAACCATTAAAAGAATTGGTGTTCCAGATAATTTTATAGAACATGGTAAGGTTGATGAACTTTATAAAATTGTTGGACTCGATAAAGAATCCATTGTAAAAGAAATTGAAAAATTAGTATAA
- a CDS encoding PA domain-containing protein, translated as MKKTILTLLSLTLLFSIGVFVKNKIQSPKENITELRQQHENFLHNSPFKESLKLTKAERKAQGLTPNKYFERQWELTMDPATGKPHPEKLLELQEILESRVPGENVNEWVERGPNNVGGRTRAVLFDPSDASGKRVFAGGVSGGLWVNEDITDANSSWLELDIPQNLAVSSIAADPNDTKVLYVGTGESYVGGDVNGNGLWKSTDGGNSWAKVFGGVTGETEFKYNAKVVVNSPGSIAGEYLATEATFGGVLSTMTGDLTLVAPIDACSAITNAAAINGNIAVIQRGSCNFDDKVLAAQNAGAVAVIMVNNVSGPPISMGGDDVNVTIPSLMISNDDGQTIIDELGSGVNVTIEPTNIDGIAGSFLTPGIQHINDVKTRNVGGSTEIYVAAGASAYTDANPTGFLGLEQYGLYKSVDNGASWSEVSLPLTSTGEKHQPNDIEIGADNTVWVATTTNLIDGSGGGVVFSSADGNNFSEKTTVANGVRTQIAVSSTDPDVAYLLVQLSAGANAVAIIKTEDSFATETDIALPEDADTGIPASDFTRGQAFYDLMIEVDPSNDTRIYVGGIDLFRGDNSGIFWSQISKWSNNNNLAALDVPLVHADQHAFVFDPSDSNKALIGNDGGVYYANSLSTAHNSETAIEARNKDYNVTQFYHGAIGAEVATEKLIAGAQDNGTQLINSAISGVNSSTEPTGGDGAYVFIDKDNEYMISSYVYNSYYYINYAGGYSAYTISSNQSTGDFINPAALDSEENVLFANGSAGTSYSIVRYEIGESSATSTTFTNAMLDGSPTAFKVSPFSNGSPFAATTLFVGTDNGKLFRVDNANTAFAEWNEITGNDFYGSISSVQLGETVDDIYVTFYNYGITNIYYSTDGGSSWTAKEGNLPDLPVRAIMANPLNYNEVIIGTDLGVWATPDFTAASPTWYRSQNGMKDVKVTSFDLRTADNTVIASTYGRGMFTGQFTSEESNLSVDKFEQNNLVKVYPTISNGEITISPLKDVEKGNIHVFDINGRNVFNKNVDFNGAEQNLSLGLSSGMYIVKFSADNLHSTHKIIIE; from the coding sequence ATGAAAAAAACAATACTTACTCTTTTAAGTCTTACTTTATTATTTTCAATAGGTGTTTTTGTAAAGAATAAAATACAAAGTCCAAAAGAAAATATCACAGAGTTAAGACAGCAACATGAAAATTTCTTGCATAACAGTCCATTTAAGGAAAGTCTTAAATTGACTAAGGCAGAAAGAAAAGCTCAGGGACTTACTCCAAATAAATACTTTGAGAGACAATGGGAACTTACTATGGATCCTGCTACAGGGAAACCACATCCTGAAAAATTACTTGAACTTCAAGAAATTTTAGAGAGTCGTGTTCCAGGAGAAAATGTAAATGAATGGGTTGAAAGAGGACCTAATAATGTAGGTGGAAGAACAAGAGCTGTTTTATTTGACCCTAGTGACGCTTCAGGTAAAAGGGTTTTTGCTGGTGGTGTAAGTGGAGGTTTATGGGTAAATGAAGATATAACTGATGCAAATTCATCATGGTTAGAGTTAGATATTCCTCAAAACTTGGCAGTTAGTTCTATTGCCGCAGACCCGAATGATACGAAGGTTTTATATGTTGGAACAGGAGAATCTTATGTAGGCGGAGATGTAAATGGAAACGGTTTATGGAAATCAACAGATGGTGGAAATTCTTGGGCTAAAGTATTTGGAGGAGTAACAGGTGAAACGGAATTTAAATACAATGCAAAAGTTGTTGTAAATAGCCCTGGATCTATTGCAGGTGAATACTTAGCTACAGAGGCAACATTTGGAGGAGTTCTTTCAACTATGACAGGAGATTTAACTTTGGTAGCACCAATTGATGCTTGTTCAGCAATTACAAATGCTGCAGCAATCAATGGAAATATTGCAGTAATTCAAAGAGGTAGTTGTAATTTTGATGATAAAGTATTAGCTGCTCAAAATGCGGGAGCAGTAGCCGTAATAATGGTAAATAATGTAAGTGGACCTCCAATCTCAATGGGCGGAGATGATGTTAATGTTACTATCCCATCACTTATGATTTCTAATGATGATGGTCAAACAATTATTGATGAATTAGGTAGTGGTGTAAATGTTACTATAGAGCCTACAAATATTGATGGTATTGCAGGTTCATTTCTAACTCCAGGGATACAACATATTAATGATGTAAAAACAAGAAATGTAGGTGGTTCTACTGAAATTTATGTTGCAGCAGGAGCTTCTGCTTATACAGATGCAAATCCAACAGGATTTTTAGGACTCGAACAATATGGTTTATATAAATCAGTTGATAATGGAGCAAGTTGGTCTGAGGTTTCCTTACCATTGACTTCAACTGGTGAAAAGCACCAGCCAAATGATATTGAGATAGGTGCAGATAATACGGTTTGGGTTGCTACAACAACTAATTTAATTGACGGTTCTGGTGGAGGAGTTGTTTTCTCTTCTGCAGATGGAAATAATTTTTCTGAAAAAACTACTGTTGCAAATGGAGTTAGAACTCAAATTGCAGTTTCTTCAACAGATCCAGATGTAGCATATTTACTAGTGCAACTTTCAGCGGGTGCAAATGCTGTTGCAATTATTAAAACTGAAGATAGTTTTGCAACTGAAACAGATATAGCGTTACCAGAAGATGCTGATACTGGGATTCCTGCTTCTGATTTTACAAGAGGACAAGCATTTTATGACTTAATGATTGAAGTTGATCCTTCAAATGACACAAGAATTTATGTAGGAGGAATTGATTTATTTAGAGGAGATAATAGTGGTATATTTTGGAGTCAGATTTCTAAATGGTCAAACAATAATAATTTAGCAGCTTTAGATGTGCCATTGGTACATGCCGATCAACATGCTTTTGTATTTGACCCGTCAGATTCAAATAAAGCTTTGATTGGTAATGACGGAGGTGTATATTATGCAAATTCATTATCTACTGCACATAATTCAGAAACGGCTATTGAGGCAAGAAATAAAGATTATAACGTAACGCAGTTTTATCATGGAGCAATTGGAGCAGAAGTTGCAACTGAAAAATTAATAGCCGGTGCACAAGATAATGGTACTCAATTAATCAATAGTGCAATTTCTGGAGTAAATTCATCAACAGAACCTACAGGAGGTGACGGAGCTTATGTGTTTATTGATAAGGATAATGAATATATGATTAGTTCATATGTGTATAATAGTTACTATTATATTAATTATGCAGGAGGATATTCGGCATATACAATTAGTAGTAATCAATCTACTGGAGATTTTATCAATCCCGCAGCGTTAGATAGTGAAGAAAATGTTTTATTTGCTAATGGTAGCGCAGGGACTTCTTATTCTATAGTTAGATATGAAATTGGTGAATCAAGTGCAACAAGTACGACATTTACCAATGCAATGCTTGATGGATCGCCTACAGCATTTAAAGTATCACCTTTTTCTAATGGATCACCATTTGCAGCAACAACATTATTTGTTGGAACTGATAATGGAAAATTATTTAGAGTTGATAATGCTAATACTGCATTTGCTGAATGGAATGAAATAACTGGCAATGATTTTTATGGAAGTATTTCTTCAGTACAATTAGGTGAAACAGTTGATGATATTTATGTTACTTTCTATAATTATGGAATCACGAATATTTATTATTCTACTGATGGAGGTTCGTCTTGGACTGCAAAAGAAGGTAATTTACCAGATCTTCCAGTAAGAGCAATTATGGCAAATCCATTAAATTATAATGAAGTTATTATCGGAACTGACTTAGGAGTTTGGGCAACACCAGATTTTACTGCAGCTAGCCCAACATGGTATCGCTCTCAAAATGGAATGAAAGATGTTAAAGTGACTAGTTTTGATTTAAGAACTGCTGATAATACAGTTATAGCGTCTACTTATGGTAGAGGAATGTTTACAGGTCAGTTTACTTCTGAAGAAAGTAATTTGTCTGTCGATAAATTTGAACAAAATAATTTGGTGAAGGTATATCCAACAATTTCTAATGGCGAAATAACAATCTCTCCACTTAAAGATGTTGAAAAAGGAAATATCCATGTATTTGATATTAATGGTAGAAATGTATTTAATAAGAATGTTGATTTCAATGGAGCAGAGCAAAACCTTTCACTTGGATTGTCAAGCGGAATGTATATTGTGAAGTTTTCAGCAGATAATTTGCACTCAACACATAAAATAATTATTGAATAA